The Desulfobacteraceae bacterium genome contains the following window.
CGACCCGCGGCACGCGGCACACCCCACAGGCAGCCGCCCGGCGCCCATCCTGACTCTCAAGATCGACGGCCAGGATGTCGGCGCCCGCAGCGGTGACACGATCCTCACGGTCGCCCGCGAAAACGACATCCACATCCCCACCCTGTGCCACCTGGAAGGCCTCTCGACCCTGGGCGCCTGCCGTCTGTGCCTGGTGGAGGTGGCCGGCGCCAACCGGCTGCTGCCGGCCTGCGTCACCGCCGTGCGCGAGGGCATGGCGGTGACAACGCGCTCCGAGCGCCTGCAGACCTACCGCCGCAAGCTGCTGGAGCTTTTTTTCAGCGAGCGCAACCATGTCTGCGCCGTCTGCGTTTCAAACGGCCACTGCGAGCTGCAGGATCTGGCCGACACCCTCGGGATGACCCACGTGCGCTACGACTATCTCTACCCGCCGGCAGCGATCGACGCCTCCCACCCCCGGTTTTCGGTGGACCACAACCGCTGCATCCTCTGCCTGCGGTGCCTGCGCGCCTGCGAGGAGATCGAGGGGGCCCACACCTGGGACGTGATGGGACGCGGCATCGACTGCCGCGTGATCACCGACCTGAACCAGCCCTGGGGGGAGTCGGAGAGCTGCACCGGGTGCGGCAAATGCGTCCAGGTCTGCCCCACCGGGGCGCTCACCGAAAAGGGCCGGGCCGTGGCAGAAATGGTCAAAAACAAGGAATTCCTGCCCTACCTGCGGATCATGCGCCGGCGCACGTTCTGACACGGCCGGCCGACCTCGGGCCTCGCGGGCCGGGGGCGGCGGCCGCGGGGCGACCCGGGGCGGCGGGGATAGGAGGGTCTGATGGGCAAAATCCGACTGGCCACCACCTGGCTGGACGGCTGTTCCGGCTGCCACATGTCGTTTCTGGACCTGGACGAGGAGGTGCTCGCGATCCTGGACCGGGTCGAGCTGGTTTATGGGCCGCTGGTGGACGCCAAGCAGATCCCGCCGGGAATCGACGTGGCCCTGGTGGAAGGGGCGGTGAGCACCGCGGCTGACCGGGAAAAAATCCTGCTGCTGCGCGAGCGCGCCGCCGTTCTGGTGGCCCTGGGGGACTGCGCCGTGACCGGCAACGTACCGGCCATGCGAAACCGCTTCAGCCCAAAGGAGGTGCTGGCGCGCGCCTACATCGAAAATGCGACCACCCATGCGCAGGTGCCCGGCACGGACGTGCCGCGGCTTTTGGCGCCGGTCCGGCCGCTGCATGAACTGGTGGCGGTGGACGTTTTCGTCCCGGGCTGCCCGCCACCGGCCGCGGCCATCGGCTTTGCCCTGGGGGAGCTGCTGGCCGGCCGCGTTCCCGACCTGGCCGGGCGCTCGCGCTTCGGGGCTTGAAAACGGAGGGGGTTGTCATGGGACGGCGGATTGAAATCGAACCGGTCACCCGCATCGAGGGCCACG
Protein-coding sequences here:
- a CDS encoding NADP oxidoreductase yields the protein MGKIRLATTWLDGCSGCHMSFLDLDEEVLAILDRVELVYGPLVDAKQIPPGIDVALVEGAVSTAADREKILLLRERAAVLVALGDCAVTGNVPAMRNRFSPKEVLARAYIENATTHAQVPGTDVPRLLAPVRPLHELVAVDVFVPGCPPPAAAIGFALGELLAGRVPDLAGRSRFGA
- the hoxU gene encoding bidirectional hydrogenase complex protein HoxU, which encodes MAHPPFDPRHAAHPTGSRPAPILTLKIDGQDVGARSGDTILTVARENDIHIPTLCHLEGLSTLGACRLCLVEVAGANRLLPACVTAVREGMAVTTRSERLQTYRRKLLELFFSERNHVCAVCVSNGHCELQDLADTLGMTHVRYDYLYPPAAIDASHPRFSVDHNRCILCLRCLRACEEIEGAHTWDVMGRGIDCRVITDLNQPWGESESCTGCGKCVQVCPTGALTEKGRAVAEMVKNKEFLPYLRIMRRRTF